From a region of the Tenggerimyces flavus genome:
- a CDS encoding ATP-binding cassette domain-containing protein: MSPQQRLAIEVHGLRRSYGDQVVLDGIDLQVKAGTVFSLLGPNGAGKTTTVNILSTLITADEGQVSIDGHDLAKDPDGVRASIGVTGQFSAVDGLLTGAENLRLMARLRHVPKHEINGRVEYLLEQFDLVDAGKKMASTYSGGMKRRLDLAMTLVDEPRIIFLDEPTTGLDPRSRRTMWEIIRRLVANGVTIFLTTQYLEEADELADQIAVLDHGRLIAQGTPAELKRRVDGGHVLLKFPSEHDLDAAARELGGQHRDDEALTLQVPSDGGVQSLRSLLDTLDRNAIKVDELSVHTPDLDDVFLALTGQPKEKETVS, encoded by the coding sequence ATGTCCCCACAGCAAAGACTGGCGATCGAGGTCCACGGCCTCCGCCGGTCGTACGGCGACCAGGTCGTCCTGGACGGGATCGACCTGCAGGTCAAGGCCGGCACGGTCTTCTCGCTCCTCGGCCCGAACGGTGCCGGCAAGACCACCACGGTCAACATCCTGTCCACCCTCATCACCGCCGACGAGGGCCAGGTCAGCATCGACGGCCACGACCTCGCGAAGGACCCGGACGGCGTACGCGCGTCGATCGGCGTCACCGGCCAGTTCTCCGCGGTCGACGGTCTCCTCACCGGCGCCGAGAACCTCCGCCTGATGGCTCGCCTCAGGCACGTTCCGAAGCACGAGATCAACGGACGGGTCGAGTACCTGCTCGAGCAGTTCGACCTCGTCGACGCCGGCAAGAAGATGGCGTCGACGTACTCCGGCGGCATGAAGCGGCGGCTCGACCTGGCGATGACGCTCGTCGACGAGCCTCGCATCATCTTCCTCGACGAGCCGACGACCGGCCTCGACCCGCGCAGCCGGCGCACGATGTGGGAGATCATCCGGCGCCTCGTCGCGAACGGGGTCACGATCTTCCTCACCACGCAGTACCTCGAGGAAGCCGACGAGCTCGCCGACCAGATCGCGGTCCTCGACCACGGAAGGCTGATCGCGCAGGGCACACCAGCCGAGCTGAAGCGCAGGGTAGACGGCGGCCACGTTCTGCTCAAGTTCCCCAGCGAGCACGACCTCGACGCGGCGGCACGTGAGCTCGGCGGACAGCACCGCGACGACGAAGCACTCACGCTGCAGGTCCCGAGCGACGGCGGCGTGCAGTCGCTGCGCAGCCTGCTCGACACGCTCGACCGGAACGCGATCAAGGTCGACGAGCTGTCCGTTCACACCCCCGATCTCGACGACGTCTTCCTGGCCCTCACCGGTCAGCCCAAGGAGAAGGAAACGGTCTCATGA
- a CDS encoding EXLDI protein: MPQKTIYVADGDLPLFARAQELVGGNLSAAITTALRRLIALEEGRQEGFDEIVVQVGPGVGRKVRFVGVLLGEWGRAQPTGLVEEYRVYRSRTGKYVVHLKRSDEYKSTSTGWRSWVGLDVANWGVVKGDQTLTIVDTLEELKEKIPAELYGIVIKLADQPAVEDLDI, from the coding sequence ATGCCACAGAAGACGATCTACGTCGCGGACGGGGATCTGCCGTTGTTCGCGCGGGCTCAGGAGTTGGTGGGCGGCAATCTGTCCGCGGCGATCACCACCGCGCTCCGCAGGCTGATCGCGCTGGAGGAGGGGCGGCAGGAGGGGTTCGACGAGATCGTCGTCCAGGTCGGGCCGGGCGTCGGCCGCAAGGTGCGGTTCGTCGGCGTACTGCTCGGCGAGTGGGGCCGCGCGCAGCCGACGGGGTTGGTCGAGGAGTACCGCGTCTACCGCAGCCGCACCGGGAAGTACGTCGTCCACCTCAAGCGCTCCGACGAGTACAAGTCGACCAGCACCGGCTGGCGCAGCTGGGTCGGCCTCGACGTCGCCAACTGGGGCGTGGTCAAGGGCGACCAGACGCTGACGATCGTCGACACCCTCGAGGAGCTCAAGGAGAAGATCCCGGCCGAGCTGTACGGGATCGTCATCAAGCTCGCCGACCAACCCGCGGTCGAGGACCTGGACATCTAA
- a CDS encoding type II toxin-antitoxin system Phd/YefM family antitoxin, with product MASSSARDLRDHTAEVLRRVEACEEELVRSGQRRTWIPALEVVRELQRLGPDTTGLADDLRGTLADEVIKL from the coding sequence ATGGCCTCGAGCTCCGCACGCGACCTCCGCGATCACACCGCCGAAGTGCTGCGGCGCGTCGAGGCCTGCGAGGAAGAGCTCGTGCGATCTGGTCAGCGCCGAACGTGGATACCAGCCCTTGAGGTCGTGCGCGAGCTTCAGCGCCTTGGCCCGGACACCACCGGGCTCGCCGACGACCTCCGAGGGACCTTGGCTGACGAGGTGATCAAGCTCTGA